In one Paraburkholderia azotifigens genomic region, the following are encoded:
- a CDS encoding LysR substrate-binding domain-containing protein: MRRLPPLNALQIFETVARHRSFTRAAEHLCLTQGAVSRQILALEDYYQFPLFKRHAKGLTLTAEGELLLPAVKESFARIEEISLRLTRQRTDLALKVPTCVMRWMLPKIMQFQADYPDLHVQITTTWQHDVDFQVEPFDAAIVYGTSAGADVQAVPLFEERLTPVCAPQLVQDKPLAKPADLARHTLLHPTRDHRDWKMWLDYVDARDVDANLGPSFDTLDLATNAALQGFGVAISDLALIEEDVAAQRLVRPFDTVLTTGARYYFVYPDSVAHQQKVNLFRDWIDGNWAA, from the coding sequence ATGCGACGACTCCCGCCATTGAATGCCTTGCAGATCTTCGAGACCGTTGCGCGCCATCGCAGCTTCACGCGCGCGGCCGAGCACCTGTGTCTCACGCAAGGCGCCGTGAGCCGGCAGATTCTCGCGCTCGAAGACTACTATCAATTCCCGCTCTTCAAGCGGCACGCAAAGGGCCTGACGTTGACGGCGGAGGGCGAGCTGCTGCTGCCCGCCGTCAAGGAGAGCTTCGCGCGTATCGAAGAAATTTCGCTGCGTCTCACGCGCCAGCGCACCGATCTCGCGCTAAAGGTGCCGACCTGCGTGATGCGCTGGATGCTGCCCAAAATCATGCAGTTCCAGGCCGACTATCCGGACCTGCACGTGCAGATCACGACCACGTGGCAGCACGACGTCGACTTCCAGGTCGAGCCGTTCGATGCCGCGATCGTCTATGGCACGTCGGCGGGCGCGGACGTGCAGGCGGTGCCGCTCTTCGAGGAGCGCCTCACGCCAGTGTGCGCGCCGCAGCTGGTGCAGGACAAGCCGCTTGCGAAGCCCGCCGATCTCGCACGCCACACGCTGCTGCATCCGACGCGCGATCATCGCGACTGGAAAATGTGGCTCGATTACGTCGACGCGCGCGACGTCGATGCGAATCTCGGCCCGAGCTTCGACACGCTCGATCTCGCGACGAACGCAGCGTTGCAGGGGTTCGGCGTGGCGATCAGCGATCTCGCGCTGATCGAAGAGGACGTCGCGGCGCAACGGCTCGTGCGTCCGTTCGATACCGTTCTGACGACGGGCGCCCGCTACTACTTCGTGTATCCCGACAGCGTCGCGCATCAGCAGAAGGTCAATCTGTTTCGCGACTGGATCGACGGCAACTGGGCCGCGTGA
- a CDS encoding transporter substrate-binding domain-containing protein: MTTAAFSRRRFSRAFAALAFAGAALSAFAPLAHADALDTITKTGVVRVGVFMDYPPFGSIGPDMKPQGYDIDVANLIGKSLGVKVELVAVTGDNRMAYLADHKADMLLSVGQTPEREKVIDFSQPYAPYYLAVFGPKSLKVKDANDLAGKSISVARGTLEDLSVTKIAPPSANIKRFDDPNGAISAFLSGQVQLMVVGNDVGATILARHPANDPEQKFSLFSSPDHVGLNKNEPRLLKKVDDTIARARKDGTMNSISQKWLRAPLPENL; the protein is encoded by the coding sequence ATGACCACCGCCGCTTTTTCTCGCCGCCGCTTCTCGCGTGCATTCGCCGCGCTCGCTTTTGCGGGTGCCGCGCTGTCCGCTTTCGCCCCGCTCGCACATGCGGATGCGCTCGATACGATCACGAAGACGGGCGTCGTGCGCGTCGGCGTGTTCATGGACTATCCGCCGTTCGGCTCGATCGGTCCGGATATGAAGCCCCAAGGCTATGACATCGACGTCGCGAACCTGATCGGCAAGTCGCTCGGCGTCAAGGTCGAACTCGTGGCCGTGACGGGCGACAACCGCATGGCCTATCTCGCCGACCACAAGGCGGACATGCTGCTGTCGGTGGGCCAGACGCCCGAGCGCGAGAAGGTGATTGACTTCTCGCAGCCTTACGCGCCTTACTACCTCGCCGTGTTCGGTCCGAAGTCGCTGAAAGTGAAGGACGCGAACGATCTGGCGGGCAAGAGCATTTCGGTCGCGCGCGGCACGCTGGAGGACCTGAGCGTGACGAAGATCGCGCCGCCGTCGGCGAACATCAAACGTTTCGACGATCCGAACGGCGCTATTTCGGCGTTTCTTTCTGGTCAGGTACAGTTGATGGTAGTCGGCAACGATGTGGGTGCGACGATCCTCGCGCGCCATCCTGCCAACGATCCCGAGCAGAAGTTCTCGCTGTTCAGTTCGCCCGATCATGTCGGCCTGAACAAGAACGAGCCGCGTCTCCTGAAGAAAGTCGACGACACCATCGCGCGCGCCCGCAAGGACGGCACGATGAACTCGATTTCGCAGAAGTGGCTGCGCGCACCGCTGCCGGAAAACCTTTAA
- a CDS encoding amino acid ABC transporter permease: MSYTFDFSSFDMYAGMLVRGVGVTLGLTAVSTLLGGLVGIAGAVVAASGPKWARWLIASYVEVIRNTPFLVQLFFVFFGLPSLGIRIDEIQAAILAMTVNLGAYAIEIVRAGIDSIPRGQVQAAQALGLQGRQVFRHVVLPQAIANVFPALLSQVLIVMLGSAVVSQISVPDLTYAANYIQSRNFRSFEAYVIITATYLVLSIVLRQVLNRLGKGLFAGRAARSAGTSRRSVFSLRSARAASTTERSS; this comes from the coding sequence ATGAGTTACACGTTCGATTTCAGCAGTTTCGACATGTATGCGGGGATGCTCGTGCGTGGCGTCGGCGTGACGCTCGGGCTGACAGCCGTATCGACCTTGCTCGGCGGGCTGGTGGGCATTGCGGGCGCGGTGGTGGCCGCGTCCGGGCCGAAATGGGCGCGCTGGCTGATCGCCTCTTATGTCGAAGTGATCCGCAACACGCCTTTCCTCGTGCAGCTGTTCTTCGTGTTCTTCGGGCTGCCGAGCCTCGGCATTCGCATCGACGAAATCCAGGCGGCGATTCTCGCGATGACGGTCAACCTCGGCGCGTACGCCATCGAGATCGTGCGGGCGGGTATCGATTCGATTCCGCGCGGTCAGGTCCAGGCGGCGCAGGCGCTGGGCTTGCAGGGACGTCAGGTGTTCCGGCATGTCGTGTTGCCGCAGGCGATTGCCAATGTATTCCCTGCGCTGTTGAGCCAGGTGTTGATCGTAATGCTCGGCTCCGCCGTCGTGTCGCAGATCTCCGTGCCCGACCTGACTTACGCGGCGAACTATATCCAGTCGCGCAACTTCCGCTCGTTCGAGGCGTACGTGATCATTACGGCGACGTATCTGGTGTTGTCGATCGTCTTGCGGCAGGTGTTGAACCGGCTTGGCAAAGGACTCTTCGCGGGACGCGCGGCGCGTTCCGCCGGCACGTCCAGGCGTTCGGTTTTCTCATTGCGTAGCGCGCGCGCTGCATCGACGACGGAGCGCTCGTCATGA
- a CDS encoding amino acid ABC transporter permease — protein sequence MIEFTLWDIARNLLLAARWTVLLSVIAFVGGGVVGLLLLAMRVSPLPWLRRVVVLYVELFQGTPLLMQLFLAFFGLPLMGIDVSPWVAATVTLTLYTSAYLADIWRGCVEAVPRGQWAAGASLGMTFGQQLRFIVWPQALKIAVAPTVGFLVQVVKSTALTSIIGFTELTKTGTMITNAAFRPFPIYGMVAVLYFAMCFPLTWWARVLERKHKVTQHR from the coding sequence ATGATCGAATTCACGCTCTGGGACATTGCGCGCAATCTGTTGCTTGCGGCGCGCTGGACTGTGTTGCTGTCGGTGATTGCGTTTGTCGGCGGTGGCGTGGTGGGCTTGCTGTTGCTCGCGATGCGAGTGTCGCCTTTGCCCTGGCTGCGGCGCGTAGTCGTGCTGTACGTCGAGTTGTTTCAGGGCACGCCTTTGCTGATGCAGCTGTTTCTTGCGTTCTTTGGCTTGCCGTTGATGGGCATCGATGTGTCGCCCTGGGTTGCGGCGACTGTCACGCTGACGCTTTACACGAGTGCGTATCTCGCCGATATCTGGCGAGGGTGTGTAGAAGCGGTTCCGCGCGGGCAGTGGGCTGCGGGCGCGAGTCTTGGGATGACGTTTGGGCAGCAATTGCGGTTTATTGTCTGGCCGCAGGCCTTGAAGATTGCTGTTGCTCCTACTGTTGGTTTCCTTGTGCAGGTTGTGAAGAGTACTGCTCTCACTTCAATCATTGGGTTCACCGAGCTTACCAAGACCGGGACCATGATTACTAATGCTGCCTTTCGGCCGTTTCCTATCTATGGAATGGTCGCGGTTTTGTACTTTGCGATGTGTTTTCCGCTTACCTGGTGGGCTCGGGTTTTGGAGCGTAAGCATAAGGTAACGCAGCATCGTTGA
- a CDS encoding IS5 family transposase, protein MTQLGLGLDLSTKRTRKREFLDEMTRVVPWQKLIALIEPHYPKGKTGRPPFPIQTMLRIHFMQQWFSLSDPAMEEALHDIPLYREFALLGTGMTRLPDESTILRFRHLLEAHELSARMLATVNEILQAKGLMLKAGSAVDATLISAPSSTKKAGTRDPEMSQTQKGGSWYFGMKAHIGVDVESGLVHTVKCTPANVHDITVAHELLHGDEEVAFADAGYVGIEKRGETGAVQWHVAMRPSKRRKLDKSKRLDRIYEKVERLKAGVRAKVEHPFRVLKCQFGYLKARYRGMAKNTAQIETQFALINLWLARGVLGKAK, encoded by the coding sequence ATGACACAACTTGGTCTTGGTCTGGATCTGTCGACGAAGCGCACCCGCAAGCGCGAGTTTCTCGATGAGATGACGCGCGTGGTGCCGTGGCAGAAGCTGATTGCGCTCATCGAACCGCACTATCCGAAAGGCAAGACTGGCCGCCCGCCTTTTCCGATCCAGACGATGCTTCGCATTCACTTCATGCAACAATGGTTCAGCCTCTCGGACCCGGCGATGGAGGAGGCGCTGCACGACATCCCGCTGTACCGGGAGTTCGCGCTGCTGGGCACGGGCATGACGCGCCTGCCTGACGAGAGCACGATCCTGCGATTCCGGCACCTGCTTGAGGCCCATGAGCTGTCGGCCAGAATGCTGGCGACGGTCAACGAGATCCTGCAGGCGAAGGGCCTGATGCTCAAGGCGGGCTCGGCGGTCGACGCAACGCTGATTTCGGCACCCAGTTCGACGAAGAAGGCTGGCACGCGAGACCCGGAGATGAGCCAGACGCAAAAGGGCGGCAGCTGGTACTTCGGTATGAAGGCGCACATCGGAGTCGATGTGGAGTCGGGGCTGGTGCATACCGTCAAGTGCACGCCGGCAAATGTTCACGACATCACGGTGGCGCATGAACTGTTGCACGGCGACGAGGAGGTTGCGTTTGCCGATGCGGGCTACGTGGGCATCGAGAAGCGAGGCGAAACGGGGGCGGTCCAGTGGCACGTGGCGATGAGGCCGAGCAAGCGAAGAAAGCTGGACAAAAGCAAGCGGCTCGACAGAATCTACGAGAAAGTCGAGCGGCTCAAGGCGGGCGTGCGGGCGAAGGTTGAGCACCCGTTTCGGGTGCTCAAATGTCAGTTCGGCTATCTGAAGGCGCGGTATCGAGGCATGGCGAAGAACACGGCGCAGATCGAAACGCAGTTCGCGCTGATCAATCTCTGGTTGGCTCGCGGGGTGCTCGGTAAAGCGAAATGA
- a CDS encoding c-type cytochrome: MNTTWKAWALCAALALPLYAHAADDALVKRGEYLAKAGDCIACHTAPHGKPFAGGLPMTTPMGAIYSTNITPDAQTGIGEYSEDDFKRAMREGVAKDGHNLYPAMPYPSYAKVNDDDMHALYAYFMNGVTPVKQANRESDIKWPLNMRWPVKFWNMVFLDKGVYRDKPGKDVAWNRGAYLIQGLGHCGSCHTPRGVAFQEKALDESGSAFLTGGLLDNWFASNLTGEHNVGLGRWSEADVAQFLKTGANQHASAFGAMASVINNSTQAMTDADVAAMSRYLKSLPSAGGSGGAAYAYDAKATKVSLTRPANDAGARVYTAYCMHCHGVDGRGFAPMLAPLAGNPNVLEKDPSSLINVTLNGTEDLVIGGIPAAYPMPKYASVLSDQQVADVVSFIRSGWGNGAPAVGAGEVGKIRKVAVK, from the coding sequence ATGAACACGACATGGAAGGCTTGGGCTCTGTGCGCCGCGCTTGCGCTGCCGCTATACGCGCACGCCGCCGACGATGCGCTCGTCAAGCGCGGCGAATATCTGGCGAAGGCGGGCGACTGCATCGCGTGCCATACCGCGCCGCATGGCAAGCCGTTCGCGGGCGGCCTGCCGATGACGACGCCGATGGGCGCGATCTACTCGACCAACATCACGCCGGATGCGCAGACGGGCATCGGCGAGTACAGCGAGGACGACTTCAAACGCGCGATGCGCGAAGGCGTCGCGAAGGACGGCCACAACCTGTATCCGGCGATGCCGTATCCGTCGTACGCGAAGGTCAACGACGACGACATGCATGCGCTTTACGCGTACTTCATGAACGGCGTGACGCCTGTGAAGCAGGCGAACCGCGAGTCGGACATCAAATGGCCGCTGAACATGCGGTGGCCGGTGAAGTTCTGGAACATGGTCTTTCTCGACAAGGGCGTGTACCGGGACAAGCCGGGCAAGGACGTCGCATGGAATCGCGGCGCATACCTGATTCAGGGGCTTGGGCACTGCGGCTCGTGTCATACGCCGCGCGGCGTCGCGTTCCAGGAGAAGGCGCTCGACGAAAGCGGCAGTGCGTTCTTGACGGGCGGTTTGCTCGACAACTGGTTCGCGTCGAATTTGACGGGCGAGCACAACGTCGGCCTGGGCCGCTGGTCGGAAGCCGACGTCGCGCAGTTTCTGAAGACGGGTGCGAACCAGCATGCGTCGGCATTCGGTGCGATGGCGAGCGTGATCAACAACAGCACGCAGGCGATGACGGATGCCGACGTTGCGGCGATGTCGCGTTATCTGAAGTCACTGCCGTCGGCGGGCGGGTCTGGCGGCGCGGCTTATGCGTATGACGCGAAGGCGACGAAGGTGTCGTTGACGCGGCCTGCCAACGATGCCGGGGCACGGGTTTATACGGCGTATTGCATGCATTGCCATGGGGTCGATGGGCGCGGGTTCGCGCCTATGCTTGCGCCGCTTGCTGGTAATCCTAACGTTTTGGAGAAGGATCCGAGTTCTTTGATCAACGTGACGTTGAATGGCACTGAAGATCTCGTGATTGGGGGGATTCCGGCGGCTTATCCTATGCCTAAGTATGCTTCTGTGCTGAGTGATCAGCAGGTCGCTGATGTGGTTTCGTTTATCCGTTCTGGATGGGGGAATGGGGCGCCTGCTGTCGGCGCTGGTGAGGTGGGCAAGATCAGGAAGGTTGCCGTTAAGTAG
- a CDS encoding xanthine dehydrogenase family protein molybdopterin-binding subunit, with product MSQGLLDAQNGKPRDDGQPAHAALSRRTFLKFSASVAAVAGGGLMLGFSFPARSQGDVRKTVIGGDGVETPQNGVFAPNAFVQIDTAGKVTLIIPKVEMGQGVYTSIPMLIAEELEVPLDSVTVDHAPPDEKRFTDPLLGGQLTGGSTSIRYAWEPMRRAGATTRVLLINAAAQQWQVEPASCHAENGQVIHAGTKRSIAYGQLVEAAAKLPVPENVPLKDPKDFKLIGTQAKRLDSPEKVDGSAIFGLDVRLPDMVYAAIVNCPVFGGTLASVDDTAAKKIPGVRQIVKFDNGVAVIGDHTWAAKRGAAALKITWNEGAGATVSTKTIFDDLAKASQGNGAVARKEGDVNNAFSQAKTRIDAVYQQPFLAHATMEPINCTVHVKPDSCEIWVGTQVPTRARDAGAKVTGLPADKIIVHNFLLGGGFGRRLEFDMVTQATKVAKQLNAPVKVVWTREEDIQHDMFRPAYYDRISAGLDANGKPVAWQHRIVGSSILARFAPPAVKNGVDPDAVEVAADLPYDLPNQLIDYVRQEPRDIPTAFWRGVGPTRGTWVVESFIDELAVQAKVDPVKYRRDLLGKSPRALNVLNVATQAAGWGNAVPKGQGRGVSVMHAFGSFFSMVADVAVDQGEVRVTRVVCAVDCGMVVNPNTVEAQISGGIIFAITAALYGEITIDRGRVQQTNFTDYRILRIHETPPIDVHIVKSSEAPGGIGEPGTAAAIPAVANAIYAATGKRLRQLPVGNQLMSA from the coding sequence ATGTCGCAAGGATTGCTCGATGCACAAAACGGCAAGCCGCGCGATGACGGTCAGCCCGCTCATGCCGCTCTCTCGCGCCGCACATTTCTGAAGTTCAGTGCAAGCGTCGCGGCGGTAGCAGGCGGCGGGCTCATGCTCGGCTTCAGCTTTCCCGCGCGCAGCCAGGGCGACGTACGCAAGACGGTGATCGGCGGGGACGGCGTGGAGACGCCGCAGAACGGCGTGTTCGCGCCCAACGCGTTCGTGCAGATCGACACGGCAGGCAAGGTCACGCTGATCATCCCGAAGGTCGAGATGGGGCAGGGCGTGTACACGTCGATCCCGATGCTGATCGCGGAAGAACTCGAAGTCCCGCTCGACAGCGTGACGGTCGATCACGCGCCACCCGACGAAAAGCGCTTCACGGATCCGCTGCTCGGCGGCCAGCTGACGGGCGGCTCGACGTCGATCCGCTATGCGTGGGAACCGATGCGCCGCGCAGGCGCGACCACGCGCGTGCTGCTGATCAACGCGGCTGCACAGCAGTGGCAGGTCGAACCCGCGTCGTGCCACGCGGAAAACGGCCAGGTGATTCATGCCGGCACGAAGCGCAGCATCGCGTATGGACAACTCGTCGAAGCGGCTGCGAAGCTGCCTGTTCCCGAGAACGTGCCGCTCAAGGATCCGAAGGACTTCAAGCTGATCGGCACGCAGGCGAAGCGCCTCGATTCGCCGGAGAAGGTGGATGGCAGCGCGATCTTCGGGCTCGATGTGCGTCTGCCCGACATGGTCTATGCGGCCATCGTCAATTGCCCGGTGTTCGGCGGGACACTTGCGAGCGTCGATGACACGGCCGCGAAGAAGATTCCCGGCGTGCGGCAGATCGTGAAGTTCGACAACGGCGTGGCCGTGATCGGCGATCACACGTGGGCCGCGAAACGCGGTGCGGCGGCGTTGAAGATCACGTGGAACGAAGGTGCGGGCGCAACGGTGTCGACGAAGACGATCTTCGACGATCTGGCGAAGGCGTCGCAAGGCAATGGTGCCGTCGCGCGCAAGGAAGGCGACGTGAACAACGCGTTTTCGCAGGCGAAGACGCGTATCGATGCCGTGTATCAGCAGCCGTTCCTCGCGCACGCGACGATGGAGCCGATCAACTGCACCGTGCATGTGAAGCCCGACAGCTGCGAGATCTGGGTCGGCACGCAGGTGCCGACGCGCGCGCGCGATGCAGGCGCGAAGGTCACGGGTCTGCCCGCCGACAAGATCATCGTGCACAACTTCCTGCTCGGCGGCGGCTTTGGGCGGCGGCTCGAATTCGACATGGTCACGCAGGCGACGAAGGTGGCCAAACAGCTGAACGCGCCCGTGAAGGTGGTGTGGACGCGCGAGGAAGACATCCAGCACGACATGTTTCGCCCCGCCTATTACGACAGGATTTCCGCCGGGCTCGACGCGAACGGCAAGCCGGTTGCGTGGCAGCACAGGATCGTCGGCTCGTCGATTCTCGCGCGGTTCGCGCCGCCCGCCGTCAAGAACGGCGTCGATCCCGATGCCGTCGAAGTGGCCGCCGATCTGCCGTACGACCTGCCGAACCAGTTGATCGATTACGTGCGTCAGGAGCCGCGCGACATCCCGACGGCATTCTGGCGCGGCGTCGGGCCGACGCGCGGCACGTGGGTTGTCGAGAGCTTCATCGACGAACTCGCGGTGCAGGCCAAGGTCGATCCCGTCAAGTATCGGCGCGATCTGCTCGGCAAGTCGCCGCGCGCGCTGAACGTGCTGAACGTTGCGACGCAGGCGGCGGGCTGGGGCAACGCGGTGCCGAAGGGCCAGGGGCGCGGCGTGTCGGTGATGCATGCGTTCGGCAGCTTTTTTTCGATGGTCGCCGACGTCGCCGTCGATCAGGGCGAGGTGCGCGTGACGCGCGTGGTGTGCGCCGTCGATTGCGGCATGGTCGTCAATCCGAATACCGTCGAGGCGCAAATCTCGGGCGGCATCATCTTCGCGATCACGGCGGCGCTGTACGGCGAGATCACGATCGATCGCGGCCGCGTGCAGCAGACCAATTTCACCGACTACCGGATATTGCGCATCCACGAGACGCCGCCGATCGACGTGCATATCGTCAAGAGCAGCGAGGCGCCGGGCGGCATCGGCGAGCCGGGTACGGCGGCTGCCATTCCCGCCGTCGCCAACGCGATCTACGCGGCGACGGGCAAGCGCCTGCGGCAGTTGCCCGTCGGCAATCAATTGATGAGCGCATAA